One part of the Rutidosis leptorrhynchoides isolate AG116_Rl617_1_P2 chromosome 1, CSIRO_AGI_Rlap_v1, whole genome shotgun sequence genome encodes these proteins:
- the LOC139870245 gene encoding uncharacterized protein isoform X1 has translation MPKKKGAGPTENGLVSKPLPKHKSSQVTSNAHLHENERQITRNIGCCKRMVQVDIMPQLKLAPPTVYHEKVKKGVAMLQGESSNGRAKIEKTKTGKQSKNLKTKGSTGRFSLKSNIFGKESYHVPHQ, from the exons ATGCCAAAGAAGAAGGGTGCGGGTCCTACTGAGAATGGGTTGGTGAGTAAACCTTTACCCAAACATAAGTCATCACAAGTGACGAGTAACGCTCACTTACATGAGAATGAGCGACAAATAACAAGG AATATTGGTTGTTGCAAGAGGATGGTCCAAGTAGATATTATGCCACAATTGAAGCTTGCACCGCCAACTGTGTATCATGAAAAGGTGAAGAAAGGAGTTGCGATGTTGCAGGGAGAAAGTAGTAATGGTCGTGCTAAAATTGAGAAAACTAAGACAGGCAAGCAAAGTAAAAATCTGAAAACGAAGGGATCAACGGGTCGATTTTCATTGAAATCAAACATATTTG GGAAGGAAAGTTATCATGTACCTCATCAATAA
- the LOC139870245 gene encoding uncharacterized protein isoform X3 → MPKKKGAGPTENGLVSKPLPKHKSSQVTSNAHLHENERQITRRMVQVDIMPQLKLAPPTVYHEKVKKGVAMLQGESSNGRAKIEKTKTGKQSKNLKTKGSTGRFSLKSNIFGKESYHVPHQ, encoded by the exons ATGCCAAAGAAGAAGGGTGCGGGTCCTACTGAGAATGGGTTGGTGAGTAAACCTTTACCCAAACATAAGTCATCACAAGTGACGAGTAACGCTCACTTACATGAGAATGAGCGACAAATAACAAGG AGGATGGTCCAAGTAGATATTATGCCACAATTGAAGCTTGCACCGCCAACTGTGTATCATGAAAAGGTGAAGAAAGGAGTTGCGATGTTGCAGGGAGAAAGTAGTAATGGTCGTGCTAAAATTGAGAAAACTAAGACAGGCAAGCAAAGTAAAAATCTGAAAACGAAGGGATCAACGGGTCGATTTTCATTGAAATCAAACATATTTG GGAAGGAAAGTTATCATGTACCTCATCAATAA
- the LOC139870245 gene encoding uncharacterized protein isoform X2, which produces MPKKKGAGPTENGLVSKPLPKHKSSQVTSNAHLHENERQITRNIGCCKRMVQVDIMPQLKLAPPTVYHEKVKKGVAMLQGESSNGRAKIEKTKTGKQSKNLKTKGSTGRFSLKSNIFDILLF; this is translated from the exons ATGCCAAAGAAGAAGGGTGCGGGTCCTACTGAGAATGGGTTGGTGAGTAAACCTTTACCCAAACATAAGTCATCACAAGTGACGAGTAACGCTCACTTACATGAGAATGAGCGACAAATAACAAGG AATATTGGTTGTTGCAAGAGGATGGTCCAAGTAGATATTATGCCACAATTGAAGCTTGCACCGCCAACTGTGTATCATGAAAAGGTGAAGAAAGGAGTTGCGATGTTGCAGGGAGAAAGTAGTAATGGTCGTGCTAAAATTGAGAAAACTAAGACAGGCAAGCAAAGTAAAAATCTGAAAACGAAGGGATCAACGGGTCGATTTTCATTGAAATCAAACATATTTG ATATTCTGCTGTTTTAA